In Lotus japonicus ecotype B-129 chromosome 5, LjGifu_v1.2, one genomic interval encodes:
- the LOC130718031 gene encoding peptide chain release factor PrfB3, chloroplastic, protein MATMFSKPACTRIAQDNVVSSLVRKKERAHLLLCSSRIRACHSMANNKDIYNQVGLFSLKRKIEDAVLRAEMFTSTALEMEEASRTKHEEMVRDFDLWDNPSKSNDILVKLANSAKVIDSLKDLRYKVEEAKLIKQLAEMNAIDYGLYKQAYDASLDVSKILDQYEMSKLLKGPFDVAGACLIIKASPDGIFPKVWAEQLLNMYRRWAKRQGYEGRIVDRCSFKNGGINSATIEFEFECAYGYLSGERGVHSLLRGSPNESSHLEASAAMVDVIPMFLENAFDLEIDSEDLIISPPLVHGKQKRQSNLTVCIQHLPTGISVQSSGERSNFANKMKALNRLKAKLQTIAREQGVATVNSIRKDKIVNLWQEETRRYVSHTYKLVHDVKTGIEMPDLNSVLDGNIGPLISAHINSREPCHQV, encoded by the exons ATGGCAACTATGTTCTCTAAACCTGCTTGCACAAGAATAGCTCAGGACAACGTTGTTTCTTCTCTGGTGAGGAAGAAGGAGCGTGCTCATCTCCTTCTATGTTCTTCCAGAATTAGAGCTTGCCACTCTATGGCTAACAACAAAGATATCTACAACCAAGTAG GTTTATTTTCACTGAAAAGGAAAATCGAAGATGCAGTTCTTCGTGCTGAAATGTTCACATCAACAGCCTTGGAAATGGAAGAAGCAAGCCGGACTAAGCATGAAGAAATGGTGCGTGATTTTGATCTGTGGGATAATCCATCTAAGTCCAACGACATTCTTGTCAAGTTGGCTAACAGTGCCAAAGTGATTGATTCTCTTAAGGACTTAAGATACAAG gtagaggaagCAAAGCTGATCAAGCAGCTGGCTGAGATGAATGCTATTGATTATGGGCTGTATAAACAAGCATATGACGCATCTTTGGATGTGAGCAAGATTCTGGATCAGTATGAGATGTCTAAGCTTCTTAAGGGACCATTTGATGTGGCAGGAGCATGCTTGATCATAAAAGCTAGTCCTGATGGCATCTTTCCAAAG GTCTGGGCAGAGCAGCTCCTGAACATGTATCGTAGATGGGCCAAAAGACAAGGTTATGAAGGAAGGATTGTTGACAGGTGTTCGTTCAAGAACGGGGGAATTAACTCAGCAACTATAGAGTTTGAATTTGAGTGTGCTTATGGCTATCTTTCAGGGGAAAGAGGAGTTCACAGTCTCTTAAGGGGTTCTCCAAATGAATCTTCTCACCTTGAG GCTAGTGCAGCAATGGTAGATGTTATCCCCATGTTCCTTGAGAATGCTTTTGATCTAGAAATTGATTCTGAGGATTTGATTATCTCACCTCCCTTAGTTCATGGAAAACAGAAGAGACAATCCAATCTTACAGTTTGCATTCAGCATCTACCTACTGGCATAAGTGTCCAATCCTCTG GTGAGAGAAGCAACTTTGCAAATAAGATGAAAGCACTTAACAGATTGAAAGCTAAACTTCAAACGATAGCAAGGGAACAAGGAGTTGCAACTGTAAATAGTATAAGgaaggataaaattgtcaatttgtGGCAAGAAGAAACTAGGAGGTATGTCTCTCATACATACAAGTTAGTACATGATGTAAAGACAGGCATTGAGATGCCAGACCTGAATTCTGTTTTGGATGGGAATATTGGACCCCTTATTTCAGCACATATTAACTCCAGAGAGCCATGCCATCAGGTGTGA